TGTTCAGAAATGTTGCAAAGCTTAGCAAGGATAACGTCCAAAATAGAATTCTCCACAGCAATGCCAAGAGTCAGAAATGCATGTTTCTATGTTCTTCTGTGTACAGGCTTGAAAAGTTTAGAAGTTGTAGCTGCATATATTCCACAAAACCGAGCTTGTTTCATCGTGGGAGAGGCACTGAAAGGACAACAAACAGTAGGATTTCAGAAGCATCTACGCACAGCTTCTTAAACAAATTACTAAGATAAGGACAACTCGGACTCCTTACCCATCATGTTTCTGGTACTGCTTTTTCTTCATAGCCGCAATATTCTTCACCTCATGACTAttcaaaaggaaaggaaaaacattGTCTCCTCAGAAAATCCCTTCtcaagaaagagaaataaagaGAGCATGTCACACAAGGCACCTATATAAGCAGcgttattgttattattgttttctttttttttttaattaccacCTACCAAAAATTTTGTTTCCACCAGGTAGCGCATACCAATTCCTAATTCTTTTTGTGTTCctacttcacaaataaattgcTTTGATATGTAAGATAATGCCTTTAAACTaccattcaaatatttttggcTGATGCCATTTCCCAGACTAAAATGTGCTAGATGTCCAGTTAAGATACCTGAGTGCCTGCTTTTGTAGTCCACAGCAAGGACGCAATAAATCTCTCTGTCACTAAacaataagttataaaaaatatggcCCTGTACTCTTTTTTCTTAGGTTCTGGACTGAAATATTTGAAAGCTAACTTGAACACGGTAGGTAATAATTTAGTTAATTTATCTTCCCCAAACATAACATTTCAAGAGAAACTCTGCCAAGATGATTACCTGTTAAGAAATTCTATTTTTGACTTCTTCATCAAGTTGCTCTTATGGTTTGAAACATTGTGGCCAGGTCCACCGCCTACAAAGAATCGTCAAAAGAAAATTCATGAAAACAGAACTTTAAGGTGCATCGTCTGTGGTGTTCAAGTCTGAGTATGGGCACCAGCTGaccaaaattgaaataaacagATTACTAGACTAACATAGATAGAACAAACAACAACATAATAGAAAGCTTACCAccataaaaacttcttttatattttgaagGTGGAACCTTGGTGCAAAGCTGAACTTGCCGGCTTTGTTTGCCTACAAAAGTTGAACACCTTCTAAGTAGTCATGTGTGAAAAAATATTAGACTGCCTCTAACAAGAAATGATGCCTCAAAATTTATAGTATAAATTGTCCATAGATTAAATATTACACAGAACTTAAATATTTCACTTTATAAAATAGCATGGATGGAAAACAGATAAAACCCAGAATAAACTTCTATTTGAAAATTAGCAGAGTGGATGATtagaaaaaacttatttaacaTTTTCTCAATAAATATTTAGCTAACCTTCAAATACCTCTATACCATTTTTCCACCGAAAAGTCATTGTGCATAACTTCTGTGTTCTAGCCATTTATTTGTTGCCTCAAAGGCCCTAGGTCCAAGAAGTGACATAAGAAAGacatttgtttgtggattttaCTAAGGGTTAGTGGGTCCAGCATCTGGACCCCAAAGGGGACCTTATTAATACACTTGGTCGTAAGTCCTCTAAGCATGCATATTAGTTCACAAACAGAGAAATGTCTACTTAAGAGATACTtagagaatgagatgagatgagaatttgtgaatagcagtaaaataatttatgaatagtaatgagatagtttgaataaatattttttgggttttaggaaaggagagaaaaagttgaataaaaaatattataaagttaaaatattgttagaatacaatttttattttgggatttgaaatttgaaaaagttgaattgttttttgtttgaaagtttgagaaagttgtaataattagtttgaaaaagttgtaatgattagttttcaaatgtttgtgtttgagtgatatttgggaaggaaatgagatTGGATAAGTTGGGATGGGATGGGATGAGaattatttccaaacatccccttagTTTCCTGAACTTTAGTTATCAAGTTCATAGAGAACCCTGAAATGGAGTTGATTACAATTGAATATCtgtgaaatgaattaaataaacaTAAGTTGAAGGTGCATAAAACTGTCACAAATATCAAAATCTGAGAAAAGGGAAAGTAAACCTCCCCCCAATGGCAAACTGAAAATCTTCGAAGAATGCTAGTGAATGTCAAAATAATGGAGTGAAAGAAATCAACTTCTATAATGAGTGAGGATGCAACATAGGCCATGCGATCCACAAGGACAAAACAATAATGCattgattatttaaattgcaactGCAATACAAAATTTAAGCAAGATCACATACACTGAAGCATGCAATGTAAAACATAAGACGTGGTCTCAGGGAAGAATACATATAAATGTTATAATCCACATTAATCTTCTAAAacttatttcatataaaaaagaaagaggacatacgtgcattttctttcttgtatAGTTGCTTAATTCGGGCAGCTGCTTTCTTCTCATGCTCAGCAACGGCTTCTGATTTTGCCTGCAGGTAAATAACCCAAATTTAATTCTAACTTTTgtaatagggaaaaaaaaaaaaaaaagaaggtattCCTTCACAAATTTGCATTTATAATTGCCTTATCAAGTGTGAAAGATAACCcacttacaaaagaaaatcGTACCTAACAATGGAAactataaaatgattaaaagaagaaaggaactTATTAAATCACCTCATACAAACGGATCCATTTATATGAATTCAAACTTTTGGCCATCCTCTCTACAACTTTCTCTGTGTTTCTTGTACCAAACTGCTTTTCATAAAATCTCTTCCACAGCTTGTCAGTAACTGGACTTAAATCTCTTCCctacaataattaattaaagtaaagggaaaaaaaaaatcaacatgcCTGCATAAGCAGAGCAAAAGTATTTAAttccgataaaaaaaaaagtatttaattaCATAGATAATCCCGGTCCTCTTACTTCTGAACACTTCTCCACATGCATCAATTGGTCCACTGTACAATGTGGTAAAATTTGACCAAGAAGATCTAGATCCGTTTCGCCAACATCCCCAAGGTACCTTACATTATCTATTGCTGTCTTAACACAGAGATCAACTAATGAGGGAGTCACTTTCCTTCCAATCACTACCATTTCTTTCTCGGGCATATTTTTTTACCTCTTCTAGTCCAGATATGCTCCACTAAAGCTACAACAGAAGAAAATATCAGCAATTATCTTATTTATTCATTGTATTCaacaaaaattacaatctaCTTCCTGAATTCAACTAAAAGAAAGCTCTcttcaaataaaattcaaacttgGATTCTTATATATACCTTACCCCTTATTTCATTCTAGTAGATGATGTAATCAATCTAAATTAGTAAGTGTTACAGCAACACAAAGTTGAGgccttttttctttaattttattttttcctggaACCCAATGTGAAGTAAATACAATGGTTCAATATACGCCTAGTTCCTGAGAAAgcggaagaaaagaaaatcaaagcataaaatacaaataaaaaaacttaatattttGACCTTTCTTGTGCATTTGTGAGCTGAATGGTGATTGAATGTTTGCTGCACGTGGCTGTTTCTAAAGCGTAAACAAAAAGAGTCGTGCTAATTGCTACTGAGGTGCCCAGTTCTTACTGCTGGGTTTGACCGCTAATtcattctctctgtttttttttttttttttttaacatattttttaaaacacacaAATTACTAGTGGtaacttttttaaacattttaaaaagataataattagaataaaagaaaattcactaGCCGTCAAACTCAGGGTACACTAGCATTTTCTAAAGGAAAATCTTCTTGGGCAAGAGAAAGTGCAAGTGCTTGATTTTATTTCTTACAAGCCCTATGCTTCTAGAAACGAAGCAACCAAATCCTAATAGAAACAGAAATAAGCAACAAACGAGCCCTAATcgaaataattttcataaacaACCAGTTGCAACCTGATAAACACTTCTATTTCTAAACGACCAACTAATAGGAAATACTTCTAATTGTATACAACTTCTAAGACAGAGTCCTTTTTTCCAAGCTCTGCAGCTTAAACCACAATCTCTGCCTCCCAAGTGGAACTGGGTTTCCATCGAAATGACGGACACAGAAAGAGAAAAGGATCGGGGATAACGAAATTAGAAGTTCTCTGAAATGCCAATTTGATTCAAataaggaataaaaaataaaatcaatctaCATACTGAATAGATCGATAGAACAAAACAAACTGAGAACTGACCGAATAACCGGAGTCGTAGAATCGTAGATGAGAATCGCCGGAGAGAGAATAGCCCTTCAGACTACCATCGGCTTCGGGGTTTTCATTTTACTTACATAAACCCAAACCCATGCACTTGGAACAAAGAGGCAGATATTCTAACGGGTATCTGCTAACGTCCGCCGGCttgacgacgacgacgacgatgGTGAGGTTCGATTTAGTTGCTCACGAAGGCGGATGACGTTGACCGTTGAGCTGACATGCACCGAGCGAACGCGTTTCGCTGGCGGGTTTCTAACTACTAGTTATCAACTAAAATTGCCCACCCccacgattaaaaaaaaaaaaaaaatacttgaaaaaataaagtaaggttaaattttttttgataagttaggtaattatattatcaaaaaggAGGCAAAAGTCTGATACAAAGATTAGTGACCAGTTCTATGTTTGATCAATGGCTATAAGGAATTCATGTAACTCCAAACCATTGAAATCAATCGCTATAGTCCATGTACAAagagttttaaagaaaaagactatcaaatcctccatcgatctctctttgtcctcgaaaGTCCTGTCATTGCGCTCttgccataaacaccacatgatgcatatagggatcatcttccacaccgctTTTATTCGTTGATTTCCTCTCAAATTATTCCAACTGACCAGAACCCCGACCACTGTCTCCGGCATCACCCAAACTAAGTTCAATCTGCCAAAGACCTCATTCCATAACCTTCTCGCTACCTCCGAGATGGTTCACCGATTCACCTCCcttcttacacatgcaacaccaatctgtAATGATCACCCTGCGCTTCCTCAAGTTATTAGTTGTAAGAATCTTACCCAATGCTGCAGTCTACACAAAGAAAGCTGCTTTGGGTGACGCCTTATGTCTCCATATCTTTCGCCATGGAAACTGACCAGGTGTCTCTTGAGAAAGAGACTTATAGAACAAGCGTACCGAAAAAGTACCTTTAGTTGTAGGTATCCACCAAAGACTGTCCTGTGCATTACCCGGTTTAATAGAATACAAAAGGCTATAAAAGGCTTCAATACTGCTCATCTCCCAATCTTTTGTCGCCCTACTGAAGTGGATGTTCCATTGAATTTGCTCCCCTGATCTTTCTAGTACATCAACTACTGAAGCATCAATATCTCTTGCAATTCTGAATAAAGAAGGAAATGATTCCTTTAGAGCCATATGATCACACCAAGTGTCATACCAAAACTTAATACGGGTTCCTCCTCCTAACCGAATTCGAGTATATCGATTGAAGACCTCCCACCCTTTTCTTTTATGTATCCACAAGCCCACTCCATGTgctcctctcacttcttttgtaCACCAACCCCCCATAGGTCCCCATATTTGCTCTTTATTACCATCTTCCACAAGGTATCAGGTTCCTTATGgtatctccacagccatttaCTTAGTAATGCCTGATTGAAGGTTCTCATATCTCTAATGCCCAAACCCCCATTCGAGATGGGGCTACATACATTTTCCCACTTAACAAGGTGAAATTTTTGTTCCGCTCCCAGTCCCCCCCACAAGAAATCCCTTTGAAGTTTCTCCAACGGAAGAGCAACACTTGTTGGAATAGGAAACAGAGACAAAAAATATGTGGGTAGATTAGACAAAGTACTCTTGATTAGAGTAATCTGTCCACCTTTAGACAAGTATAATCTCTTCCATCCGGCAAGTCGACGTTCCACTTTCTCTATTACTAAATCCCATAATGACATCGCTCTCGACGCCGCCCCTAGTGGAAGTCCCAGATAAGTCATGGGTAAAGATGCAGTCGTACATCCCAATAAGCTAGCCAACTATCTAAAATGTCGAACACTtccaataggcaccatctcGGATTTTTCCAAATTGACTTTCAATCCAGAAGTTACTTCAAAACACAGGAGAAGGGCCTTCAAAATTCTGAGCTGGTTAGGATTTGcttcacaaaagaaaagagtatcATCTGCGAACAAGAAGTAAGAGACATTAACAAGTCCCCTATTCGGGGAGCCCTTAAAACCAGTTAGAAAACCACTCGTAACCAAGGCTGATGACATCCTGCTCAGTgcctccatcacaataacaaagagTAAAGGGGATAACGGATCTCCCTGTCTCAAGCCTCGTGTACTACAAAAGAACCCAGTTGGGCTTTCGTTTATCAAGACGGAGAATTTCACCATTGATATGCACCACCTAATCCAAGAGCACCATCTCTCTCCAAACCCGCATTTCCCCAAAAGATCTAGAAGGAActcccaattgacatgatcatatgccttctccatatccagctTGCATATAATTCCTGCCTCGCCTGTTTTCAACCGACTATCTAGGCATTCATTTGTAATAAGAACTGCATCTAGGATTTGTCTATCCTTAACAAAAGCATTCTGAGGTTTCGAAATAAGCTTTCCCACTACCTCACTCAGACGATTCGCTAGTACCTTGGAGACAATCTTGTAGACCCCACTTACTAGACTAATAGGTCGGAACTCCTTAATCTCTTCCGCCCCTACCTTCTTTGGAATAAGTGCAAGGAAAGTAGCattaaggcttttttcaaacttttcggCTGAGTAAAACTCGTGGAAAACCTTCATGAGGTCATCTTTTAATACAGCCCAGCAAGATTGGAAGAAACCCATCGAGAAACCGTCAGGGCCCGGCACCTTATCTTTTACCATTTTCCTTACAACTTCAAAAACCTTCAActcctcaaaaggcctctccaatCGGTCTACCTCATTATGTTCGATGGAATCAAAAGCAAGACCTTCTAATTTAGGTCGCCAACCCACTGTTCAGAAAGTAAAtgctcaaagaaatctactacATGGTGATTTATCACTGACTCATCCCGGCACTCCACTCcatcaattttcagcatttcAATGTTGTTGTATCTTCTATGTGAGTTAGCTATTCGGTGAAAAAACTTGGTACTTCGatctccttccttcaaccataacGCTTTTGACTTCTGACACCATGATGTCTCTTCAAGAACTACTATTCTTTCCAGATCTGCTTCCAACCCCTTTTTTACAACTATTTCTTCTTGTGTTAAGGGCCGATTTTCTTGTATTCTTTCCAAATCTTGGATCTCCAACTCCTTGCTTTTTTTACACTCCCCTATATCTCCAAAAGACTATTTGTTTCACTGCTTTAGGTCTTTTTTTAAAGCTTTCAATTTACCtgcaaaaatgaaactaggGGTTCCTTGTATCTGATATGAAAACCACCATTGtctgaccttttcctcaaaaccATCCGCcttcaaccacatattttcgAATTTGAAGGACCTACGCCTCCTATGAACCCCTCAACAATCCAACAAAATAGGCCAATGATCCGAACTCAAACGCGACAATCTCTTTTGCCACACATTTGGAAAGTGACATTCCCACTCTGGTGAGATAAGAAATCTGTCTAGTCTAGACCATGTATGATTATTGGACCAGGTACAAGCTCCCCCCACTAGTGGTAAATCCACTAGATtcaaatcaaaaatacactccGAAAAATCAGTCATAGCTGGCCTCATTCTTCGATTCCCAAAACACTCTGTTGGGAATCTAGTTACATTGAAGTCTCCACCTATACACCAAGGAAGGTCCCACCAACTATGTACTCCAGCCAATTCTTCCCACAACAATCTTCTCTCATTGTCTAGGTTAGGACCATAtacacctgcaaaagcccacttAAAGTCATCTTCCACGCTTCTAAAAGAGCGAGCCACTGAGTAAACTCCCACAAACTCTTCTTATTTCTCCACCACTCTTCTATCCCACATCACTAAAATGCCACCCGATGCCCCTTTAGCTGCCAAGTATACCCGGTCTACATATGTGCAGCTCCATATACTTCACACCATATTTCTACTAATAAGTTTCAGCTTTGTCTCCTGTAAACACACTATGTCCACCTTCCACTCACGTAGTAAGTGTCTTATTTGTAGACGCTTACTAACCTTGTTTAACCCGCGGACGTTCCACAATACAATTTTTGGTTTCACTTGGAATATGTCACCCCCTTCCCTTTGGTCCTTTCCTTACTAGCACTTCCTTCCGAATTCATGGACCAATTTAACCTCTTCAACTCTCTCTGTCTTTTTTACTCTACTTTTCTATGTTGATGATGGCCTGATTCAATAACTGTAAGTAGAGCCATGAATTGTTCTTCGTACCCTTCACACCTCAATCCCACCAAATGCTGAATTTCCTTTACCGTATTAAAAACCCAATCTGAAATCCTAAGTTGTTCTGGACTCAAGGAGTTTAGGGGTATTGGCTCACTCTCTTCATCTTGTGTTGCCCCTGCTACCACAGCTATCTGTAAAGGAACCATACTGTTCAGAACTGCATCCATGTCTTGAACTCCCTCCCTATGAAAAGTGCCTTCAACCAACGAAGCTTCTTCCACCCCTATGATATCTAAACAACCCTGAGAATGCCTTAAGAGCATTTCATCATCAGAACACCCCAACTCCTCACTGACAGAGCCCACCGAGAGACCATTTTCTATTGCCGGCAT
This is a stretch of genomic DNA from Carya illinoinensis cultivar Pawnee chromosome 3, C.illinoinensisPawnee_v1, whole genome shotgun sequence. It encodes these proteins:
- the LOC122304185 gene encoding uncharacterized protein LOC122304185 isoform X2 translates to MPEKEMVVIGRKVTPSLVDLCVKTAIDNVRYLGDVGETDLDLLGQILPHCTVDQLMHVEKCSEGRDLSPVTDKLWKRFYEKQFGTRNTEKVVERMAKSLNSYKWIRLYEAKSEAVAEHEKKAAARIKQLYKKENARKQSRQVQLCTKVPPSKYKRSFYGGGGPGHNVSNHKSNLMKKSKIEFLNSDREIYCVLAVDYKSRHSVMR
- the LOC122304185 gene encoding uncharacterized protein LOC122304185 isoform X1 gives rise to the protein MPEKEMVVIGRKVTPSLVDLCVKTAIDNVRYLGDVGETDLDLLGQILPHCTVDQLMHVEKCSEGRDLSPVTDKLWKRFYEKQFGTRNTEKVVERMAKSLNSYKWIRLYEAKSEAVAEHEKKAAARIKQLYKKENARKQSRQVQLCTKVPPSKYKRSFYGGGGPGHNVSNHKSNLMKKSKIEFLNSHEVKNIAAMKKKQYQKHDGASPTMKQARFCGIYAATTSKLFKPVHRRT
- the LOC122304185 gene encoding uncharacterized protein LOC122304185 isoform X3; the protein is MPEKEMVVIGRKVTPSLVDLCVKTAIDNVRYLGDVGETDLDLLGQILPHCTVDQLMHVEKCSEGRDLSPVTDKLWKRFYEKQFGTRNTEKVVERMAKSLNSYKWIRLYEAKSEAVAEHEKKAAARIKQLYKKENARKQSRQVQLCTKVPPSKYKRSFYGGGGPGHNVSNHKSNLMKKSKIEFLNREIYCVLAVDYKSRHSVMR